From a single Vibrio tubiashii genomic region:
- a CDS encoding NupC/NupG family nucleoside CNT transporter, which produces MNSILGVVAILFTAWLLSTNRKKINFKTVSLAFALQITFALLVLYVPAGKEALNSVTGAVSNLINYGQEGIAFLFGGLATGGFTFAINVLGIIIFFSALISGLYHIGLMPKVINLIGGGLQKLLGIGRVESLSATANIFVGMIEAPLVVKPYLKQMTDSQFFAVMCGGLASVAGGTLVGYASLGVDLNYLIAAAFMSAPAGLLMAKILVPETETISPSTELDNAEMPKATNVVEAMADGAMSGLRIAVAVGATLLAFISVIAMLNGMLGWVGSLVGVELSFELILGYVFAPVAWLLGVPWNEAITAGSLIGNKIVVNEFVAFIQLMDVKAQLSEHSQAIVTFALCGFANISTMAMLIGGLGSLVPEKRPFISKYGFRAIAAGVMANLMSASIAGVILSL; this is translated from the coding sequence ATGAACTCAATTCTCGGTGTTGTAGCCATTCTATTTACTGCTTGGCTGCTCTCTACAAATAGAAAGAAAATTAATTTTAAAACGGTATCGCTGGCGTTTGCATTGCAAATTACCTTTGCGCTATTGGTGTTGTACGTGCCAGCAGGCAAAGAAGCGCTGAACAGCGTGACAGGCGCCGTTTCTAATCTTATTAACTATGGTCAAGAAGGTATCGCTTTCTTGTTTGGCGGCTTAGCAACAGGTGGCTTTACGTTTGCAATCAACGTTCTTGGCATCATCATCTTTTTTTCGGCGCTGATTTCTGGCTTGTACCACATTGGGCTTATGCCAAAAGTGATTAACCTCATTGGTGGTGGGCTGCAAAAGCTATTGGGTATAGGTCGTGTTGAGTCTTTGTCTGCGACAGCAAACATTTTTGTCGGCATGATTGAAGCGCCGCTAGTGGTAAAACCGTACTTAAAACAGATGACGGACTCGCAGTTTTTCGCTGTTATGTGTGGTGGTCTTGCCTCTGTGGCTGGTGGTACCTTGGTTGGTTACGCTTCGCTAGGTGTGGATCTCAACTACCTGATTGCGGCGGCGTTTATGTCGGCTCCGGCAGGTTTGTTGATGGCGAAGATCTTAGTACCTGAAACGGAAACCATCAGCCCGAGCACTGAGCTAGATAATGCCGAGATGCCGAAAGCGACCAACGTCGTTGAAGCCATGGCTGACGGTGCAATGTCTGGTTTGCGTATTGCAGTCGCTGTTGGCGCAACCTTACTTGCCTTTATCAGTGTGATAGCGATGCTTAACGGCATGCTAGGTTGGGTTGGCAGCTTAGTTGGAGTAGAGCTGAGTTTTGAGCTAATCCTTGGCTACGTGTTCGCGCCAGTGGCGTGGCTACTGGGCGTTCCTTGGAATGAAGCCATCACTGCAGGTTCGTTAATCGGTAATAAAATTGTTGTGAACGAGTTTGTCGCTTTTATCCAATTAATGGATGTCAAAGCGCAGCTAAGTGAGCACTCACAAGCTATCGTGACCTTTGCACTGTGCGGCTTTGCAAACATCTCAACCATGGCGATGCTCATCGGTGGCTTAGGAAGCCTAGTACCTGAAAAGCGTCCATTCATTTCCAAATACGGCTTCCGCGCCATTGCGGCAGGTGTCATGGCAAACCTTATGAGCGCGTCAATCGCAGGTGTGATTCTTAGCCTTTAA
- a CDS encoding LysR family transcriptional regulator: MLSERAAQMVVFAALLKHKNFTLAAKSLGVSVSHVSKQLTQLESSLGIKLVQRTTRSFTPTEAGQKFYEHCAQLVSIVGEAQLEVESQRDEVAGLVKIGLSQSFGTLHIIPAIDELRQQYPNLQVEVHLFDYKVDMLEEGLDLWITNNEHLPEGYVAQRLADSQFVVAASPDYLVKHQTPSHPSELTEHNCLIYRSWERDYTRWSFSSPQEQLSIKVSGNYSVDLAEAVRDAAVAGWGIAYLATYLIGDEFKTGQLIQLFPDWNASQSMPFYAVYPSRRFLPKKTVAVIDFIKQKIGNPCHWDKKLAPYIQRP, from the coding sequence GTGCTTTCAGAACGTGCTGCGCAAATGGTGGTGTTTGCCGCTTTGCTCAAACATAAGAATTTTACCTTGGCTGCTAAAAGCTTAGGTGTCTCGGTCTCACATGTCAGTAAGCAATTAACTCAGCTTGAATCATCGCTGGGTATAAAGCTTGTACAACGTACCACGCGCAGCTTTACGCCTACCGAGGCTGGACAAAAATTTTATGAACATTGTGCTCAGTTGGTTTCGATAGTGGGGGAGGCTCAGCTAGAGGTTGAAAGCCAGCGTGATGAGGTAGCAGGACTAGTGAAAATTGGTTTGTCGCAATCTTTTGGTACCCTGCACATCATTCCAGCGATTGATGAACTGCGTCAGCAATATCCTAATCTTCAAGTTGAAGTGCATTTGTTTGATTACAAGGTAGATATGCTAGAAGAGGGGTTGGATCTGTGGATTACCAACAATGAACATCTTCCAGAAGGCTATGTGGCTCAGCGCTTAGCGGACTCACAGTTTGTTGTTGCAGCCTCTCCTGATTATTTAGTTAAGCATCAAACCCCAAGTCATCCAAGTGAACTGACGGAACATAATTGCCTGATTTATCGAAGCTGGGAAAGGGATTATACACGATGGTCATTTAGCAGCCCTCAAGAACAGTTGAGTATTAAAGTCTCTGGGAACTATTCGGTCGACTTAGCAGAAGCGGTCCGTGATGCTGCGGTTGCAGGGTGGGGAATCGCCTATCTAGCGACTTATCTTATCGGCGATGAATTTAAAACCGGGCAACTTATCCAGCTGTTTCCCGACTGGAACGCGTCGCAAAGCATGCCATTTTACGCGGTCTATCCAAGTCGTCGTTTCTTACCCAAAAAGACGGTAGCCGTGATCGATTTTATAAAGCAGAAAATTGGCAACCCGTGCCATTGGGATAAGAAACTGGCGCCCTATATTCAAAGACCCTGA
- a CDS encoding lytic murein transglycosylase, whose amino-acid sequence MKKLLSVVLGLTLSTSVYANEVSFEQYVEGLKQEARTNGISEQIINQAFENVTHKPRAVKADKNQPEKKLTLDEYIPRAVPDWKVKQAKALYKEHYAELSRIGEEYGVQPRFIVALWGVESNFGKFTGNYPVIDALSTLAYDGRREAFFRKETMAALQILQEGHISVSDFKGSWAGAMGQCQFMPSSFLSYAADGSGDGKKDIWNTEADVFASAANYLSQSGWNDKFTWGRQVKLPQGFDMNLEGRVEGKEKTLAEWNQLGITRYDGSSLPQVDVDAWLTAPDNANGRVYLVYNNYNVLMKWNRSYYFALAVSHLADRITL is encoded by the coding sequence GTGAAAAAACTACTGTCAGTCGTTCTAGGATTAACACTCTCTACCTCTGTTTATGCGAATGAGGTCAGTTTTGAGCAATATGTTGAAGGCTTAAAACAAGAAGCTCGAACCAATGGTATTTCGGAGCAAATTATCAATCAGGCTTTTGAAAATGTGACTCATAAGCCTCGTGCTGTAAAAGCGGATAAGAACCAACCGGAAAAGAAATTAACACTGGATGAGTACATTCCTCGTGCAGTCCCTGATTGGAAGGTAAAACAAGCGAAAGCGCTCTACAAAGAGCACTATGCTGAGTTAAGCCGAATTGGTGAAGAATACGGTGTACAACCACGTTTTATCGTTGCGCTTTGGGGTGTAGAAAGTAACTTCGGTAAATTCACGGGCAACTACCCTGTGATCGATGCACTATCGACGCTCGCCTACGATGGTCGCCGAGAAGCCTTCTTCCGCAAAGAAACCATGGCCGCACTGCAAATCTTGCAAGAAGGGCATATCTCAGTCAGCGACTTTAAAGGCTCTTGGGCCGGGGCGATGGGACAATGTCAGTTTATGCCAAGTTCGTTCCTTTCTTATGCTGCTGATGGAAGCGGTGATGGTAAGAAAGACATTTGGAATACAGAAGCGGATGTATTTGCTTCAGCCGCCAATTATCTGAGTCAATCTGGTTGGAATGACAAGTTCACTTGGGGGCGTCAGGTTAAGCTACCGCAAGGTTTCGACATGAACCTAGAAGGGCGTGTTGAAGGTAAAGAGAAAACCCTAGCGGAGTGGAATCAACTTGGCATCACGCGCTACGATGGTAGTTCACTGCCACAAGTGGATGTGGATGCATGGTTGACCGCGCCAGACAATGCCAACGGGCGAGTCTATCTGGTTTACAACAACTACAATGTACTGATGAAGTGGAATCGCTCTTACTACTTCGCTTTAGCTGTCAGTCATCTCGCTGATAGAATTACGTTGTAG
- a CDS encoding YcgL domain-containing protein, producing MLCAIYKSSKKEGAYLYIPKKDDFSQVPDTLMQMFGKPIMVMVVKLEGRTLAQVDVEKVKQSLTDDGFFLQLPPPPKNLLDEYKEQKQARQQSEE from the coding sequence ATGCTTTGTGCAATTTACAAAAGTTCTAAAAAAGAAGGCGCTTACCTATATATCCCGAAAAAGGATGATTTTTCACAAGTTCCTGACACTTTAATGCAGATGTTTGGCAAACCTATTATGGTTATGGTGGTCAAACTGGAAGGGCGCACACTGGCACAAGTTGATGTCGAGAAAGTAAAACAGTCTTTAACAGATGATGGCTTTTTCTTGCAGTTGCCACCGCCACCAAAAAACCTACTCGATGAATATAAAGAGCAAAAACAAGCTCGTCAGCAATCTGAAGAGTAA
- the minC gene encoding septum site-determining protein MinC, which produces MSHTPDLKGSSFTLSVLHLSDNNVDKTIHFLQEKVEQAPAFFAHAPVVINISKVDGDIDFVRLKEGISQAGMIPVGVTGCKDKRTQNLASEAKFAVMSASKSPAQAPAKMAPTKIIRTPVRSGQQIYAKDSDLVVLNHVSEGAEVIADGSIHIHGTLRGRAIAGASGNTGAVIICNKLNAELMSIAGHYWLTEQFADEFWQQKVMFSLQDDSLKFELLTI; this is translated from the coding sequence ATGTCACACACCCCAGACCTAAAAGGCAGCAGCTTTACTTTGTCAGTTTTGCACCTTTCTGACAACAATGTTGATAAAACTATTCATTTCCTACAAGAAAAGGTAGAGCAAGCTCCGGCATTTTTTGCTCATGCGCCCGTTGTCATCAATATTTCAAAAGTCGATGGTGATATTGACTTTGTGAGACTGAAAGAAGGTATCTCCCAAGCTGGTATGATTCCCGTAGGCGTCACAGGCTGTAAAGACAAGCGCACACAAAATTTAGCCTCTGAAGCTAAGTTTGCGGTCATGTCTGCAAGCAAGTCTCCAGCTCAAGCTCCTGCGAAGATGGCACCAACCAAGATTATCCGTACTCCGGTGCGCTCTGGGCAACAGATATATGCCAAGGACAGCGATCTTGTGGTACTCAATCATGTTAGTGAGGGAGCTGAGGTCATTGCAGATGGATCTATTCACATCCATGGTACTCTACGCGGCCGCGCAATAGCGGGGGCGAGTGGAAACACTGGCGCAGTCATCATCTGCAATAAGCTCAATGCCGAACTTATGTCGATCGCAGGACACTACTGGCTCACCGAGCAGTTCGCCGACGAGTTCTGGCAGCAAAAAGTTATGTTCAGTTTGCAAGACGACTCACTCAAGTTCGAGTTGTTAACGATTTAA
- the minD gene encoding septum site-determining protein MinD: protein MARVIVVTSGKGGVGKTTSSAAIASGLAVKGKKTAVIDFDIGLRNLDLIMGCERRVVYDFVNVINGEATLNQAMIKDKRTENLFILPASQTRDKDALTKEGVRRILDELDEMGFDFIICDSPAGIEQGALMALYFADEAIVTTNPEVSSVRDSDRILGILDSKSRRAEEGLEPVKQHLLLTRYNPARVNQGEMLSVEDVEEILHISLLGVIPESQAVLNASNKGVPVIFDEQSDAGMAYNDTVERLLGQQVDFRFLTEQKKGIFKRLFGG, encoded by the coding sequence ATGGCACGCGTTATTGTTGTCACTTCAGGTAAAGGTGGTGTGGGTAAAACCACTTCAAGCGCCGCAATCGCTTCAGGCCTTGCTGTAAAAGGAAAGAAAACGGCAGTTATCGATTTCGATATTGGTCTGCGTAACCTCGATCTTATCATGGGCTGTGAACGCCGTGTGGTCTACGACTTCGTCAACGTAATCAACGGCGAAGCGACATTGAACCAAGCGATGATCAAAGACAAACGCACGGAGAACCTGTTCATTCTTCCTGCTTCTCAAACTCGTGATAAAGATGCACTGACCAAAGAAGGCGTTCGCCGCATCTTAGATGAGTTAGACGAAATGGGCTTTGACTTTATTATCTGTGATTCTCCAGCAGGCATCGAGCAAGGCGCACTTATGGCGCTATACTTTGCAGATGAAGCGATTGTTACCACTAACCCTGAAGTTTCTTCTGTACGCGACTCTGACCGCATCCTTGGCATCTTAGACTCTAAGTCTCGCCGAGCGGAAGAAGGTTTAGAGCCAGTGAAGCAGCACCTACTGCTAACGCGCTACAACCCAGCGCGAGTGAACCAAGGTGAGATGCTAAGCGTCGAAGACGTTGAAGAGATTCTGCATATCTCTCTACTGGGTGTTATTCCAGAGAGCCAAGCGGTACTGAATGCTTCGAACAAAGGCGTGCCCGTCATTTTTGACGAGCAGTCTGATGCAGGTATGGCATACAACGACACCGTTGAGCGCCTGCTAGGTCAGCAAGTGGATTTCCGCTTCCTGACTGAACAGAAGAAAGGAATCTTTAAACGACTATTCGGAGGCTAA
- the minE gene encoding cell division topological specificity factor MinE, whose amino-acid sequence MSLLEFFRPQKKSSANLAKERLQIIVAERRSQGDPAPSYLPQLKEDILKVISKYVAIDPSMVDLSFEHKDDDISVLELNVKLPEDDK is encoded by the coding sequence ATGTCATTACTTGAGTTTTTCCGTCCCCAGAAAAAAAGCTCTGCAAATTTAGCCAAAGAGCGTCTACAAATAATTGTTGCCGAGCGCCGTAGCCAAGGTGATCCAGCACCGTCTTACTTACCACAGCTAAAAGAAGACATTCTTAAGGTGATCAGTAAGTACGTCGCTATCGACCCTTCTATGGTTGATTTGTCATTCGAGCACAAAGATGACGATATCTCAGTACTAGAGCTTAACGTTAAGTTACCAGAAGACGATAAGTAA
- a CDS encoding CHASE3 domain-containing protein, with protein sequence MNFKNIPLRFKIALGTGAPLILLVFLAFIAITSSRSQVQTNAMVDHTHNVIQQAMKIEAAAVDMETGMRGFLLAGKEEFLDPYLNGQQRFTKLVAELKNTVNDNPVQVKRLDEIEKTINDWRVNVTEPIIELRREIGHAKTMDDVSDLVGEARGKVYFDKFRGQIALFTEREAKLLEQRQATNKDKFDNSVFSLVTLNEQGYLEKSETEELLSSFSQLGEATDWVNHTYKVMASAQDVLAAAVDMETGMRGYLLAGREDFLDPYNQGSGKFKQLIFKLKQTVSDNPQQVKLLGEMNDTISEWQSEVVTPIINLRREIGDAKTMNDMAKLVGEARGKVYFDKFRSQIAEFVAMEDGLMDERQAAAVSAAKTTETTLMLGTLIAIGLGTVISWVVLKAITVPVKQVAIGLESLANGDLTNTIDIDSKDELGAMAASYNQAVKKTNGAILEVLRTTDEVVDGTMAITQANTNMSHELGVQSEKIAQISSSIEQMSHSIQEVATKSSEATANAQEAGVTANSGGQVVKNTIEGMNSINEAVTASSNSVAELGKRGAEIGEIINVINEIAEQTNLLALNAAIEAARAGEAGRGFAVVADEVRALADRTTSATQEIGQSIEAIQNETSLAVERMEVGATHVSEGLELVKKAGVSLDEIVNGAQNVANMIDSIAAAAEEQSVASGEVSKNVESVSEVSVVANEQANLAANSAQTLEQKAESLKRLVNQFKV encoded by the coding sequence ATGAATTTTAAAAATATTCCCTTAAGGTTCAAAATCGCGCTAGGTACAGGGGCTCCGCTCATTCTCCTCGTGTTTTTGGCTTTTATTGCAATCACAAGCTCACGCTCACAAGTTCAAACCAATGCTATGGTTGACCATACTCACAATGTTATTCAGCAGGCAATGAAGATCGAAGCGGCTGCTGTTGATATGGAAACAGGTATGCGCGGCTTTCTTCTCGCAGGTAAGGAGGAGTTTTTAGATCCTTACCTGAATGGTCAACAAAGATTTACTAAGCTGGTCGCTGAACTCAAGAATACGGTTAATGACAACCCGGTTCAGGTTAAGCGTTTAGATGAGATTGAAAAAACGATCAATGATTGGAGAGTCAATGTCACTGAGCCCATCATCGAACTTAGGCGTGAGATTGGACACGCCAAAACCATGGACGACGTGTCAGACCTTGTTGGTGAAGCACGCGGAAAAGTCTATTTCGACAAGTTTCGCGGCCAAATCGCTTTGTTTACAGAGCGAGAAGCCAAGCTACTTGAGCAGCGACAAGCAACCAATAAAGACAAGTTCGATAACAGTGTTTTCTCTCTTGTTACCTTGAATGAACAAGGCTATTTAGAAAAATCAGAAACAGAAGAGTTACTTAGCTCATTTTCTCAACTTGGCGAAGCAACAGATTGGGTTAATCATACTTATAAAGTGATGGCTTCTGCGCAAGATGTTCTTGCGGCCGCTGTAGATATGGAAACAGGTATGCGCGGTTATCTGCTTGCGGGCAGAGAAGATTTCCTCGACCCTTACAACCAAGGCAGTGGAAAGTTTAAGCAACTGATATTTAAGCTTAAACAAACAGTCAGCGACAATCCTCAGCAGGTTAAGTTGTTAGGAGAGATGAACGATACCATCAGTGAATGGCAATCTGAAGTTGTAACGCCGATCATCAATTTACGACGAGAAATTGGTGACGCCAAAACGATGAATGATATGGCGAAACTGGTTGGTGAAGCACGAGGTAAGGTCTATTTTGATAAGTTCCGTAGCCAAATCGCAGAGTTTGTTGCGATGGAAGATGGTTTGATGGATGAGCGTCAAGCGGCCGCAGTTTCAGCTGCCAAAACCACGGAAACAACTTTGATGTTAGGTACGCTAATAGCGATTGGTTTGGGTACAGTCATCTCTTGGGTAGTGCTTAAAGCGATAACTGTTCCGGTCAAACAAGTTGCCATCGGCCTTGAAAGCCTAGCAAATGGAGACTTAACCAATACTATCGATATTGATTCTAAAGACGAATTAGGTGCCATGGCCGCGAGCTATAACCAAGCAGTGAAGAAAACTAATGGTGCGATTCTTGAGGTGTTGCGTACTACCGATGAGGTGGTCGATGGAACCATGGCTATCACACAGGCGAATACCAACATGTCGCATGAGCTTGGGGTTCAATCTGAGAAGATTGCCCAGATATCTTCATCCATAGAGCAGATGAGTCATAGTATCCAAGAAGTGGCAACCAAATCTTCAGAAGCCACCGCTAATGCTCAAGAAGCAGGGGTAACGGCGAACTCGGGTGGCCAAGTTGTGAAAAACACCATTGAGGGAATGAACTCAATTAATGAAGCGGTGACAGCGTCATCCAATAGTGTTGCTGAACTGGGTAAACGCGGGGCGGAAATTGGCGAAATAATTAATGTGATTAATGAAATTGCCGAGCAAACGAATTTGTTAGCACTCAATGCCGCTATTGAGGCAGCGCGAGCAGGGGAAGCTGGGCGAGGTTTCGCGGTAGTGGCGGACGAAGTTCGTGCATTGGCAGATAGAACCACCTCTGCAACACAAGAAATCGGACAATCGATTGAAGCGATTCAAAACGAAACATCGCTTGCAGTTGAACGTATGGAAGTAGGGGCGACGCATGTGTCTGAGGGGTTAGAGTTAGTCAAAAAAGCGGGTGTCAGCCTTGATGAAATCGTGAATGGCGCTCAAAATGTTGCCAATATGATTGACAGCATAGCGGCGGCGGCCGAAGAGCAATCAGTAGCCAGTGGCGAAGTTTCAAAGAACGTTGAAAGCGTGTCAGAGGTGTCTGTTGTTGCCAATGAGCAAGCCAACTTGGCCGCTAACTCAGCTCAAACTCTAGAGCAGAAGGCAGAGTCTCTGAAACGTCTCGTTAATCAATTCAAGGTGTAA
- the adhE gene encoding bifunctional acetaldehyde-CoA/alcohol dehydrogenase: MPVTNLAELDAMVARVKAAQAEFATFSQEKVDAIFRAASLAANHARIPLAQQAVEESGMGIVEDKVIKNHFASEFIYNKYKDEKTCGILEEDDNLGTMTIAEPVGIICGIVPTTNPTSTAIFKSLISLKTRNGIIFSPHPRAKNSTNDAAKLVLDAAVAAGAPKDIIGWIDQPSVELSNALMKHDDIALILATGGPGMVKAAYSSGKPAIGVGAGNVPVVIDETADVKRAVASILMSKTFDNGVVCASEQAAIVVDEVYDEVKERFATHKAVVLSKADADKVRKVLLIDGALNAKIVGQPAAAIAELAGVKVPADTKVLVGEGLGKVSYDDAFAHEKLSPTLGLFRADDFEDAVAQAVTMVEIGGIGHTSGLYTNQDTNADRIRYFGDKLKTARILVNIPTTHGGIGDLYNFNVAPSLTLGCGSWGGNSISENVGPKHLINKKTVAKRAENMLWHKLPKSIYFRRGSLPIALGDLEGKKRAFLVTDRFLFNNGYADEVVKLLKAQGIEVQVFFDVEADPTLSVVEKGAEAMKSFQPDVILALGGGSPMDAAKIMWVMYEHPETHFAELAMRFMDIRKRIYKFPKMGKKAELVCITTTSGTGSEVTPFAVVTDDKTGAKYPLADYEITPNMAIVDANLVMNMPKSLTAFGGYDAVTHALEAYVSVLANEYSDGQALQALKMLKEYLPSSYANGANDPIAREKVHNAATIAGVAFANAFLGVCHSMAHKIGAEFHLPHGLANALLISNVVRYNANDNPTKQTAFSQYDRPQARRRYAEVADHLGLSQEGDRTAQKIERLLAWLDELKGNLDIPMSIQAAGVSEADFVAKLDELAVEAFDDQCTGANPRYPLITELKEVLLASYYGKAFVEGETFEGTTVIKKKADQEAAKAAPKAKKAKAEA, translated from the coding sequence ATGCCTGTAACTAATTTGGCTGAACTAGATGCAATGGTAGCTCGCGTTAAAGCGGCTCAAGCAGAGTTTGCTACTTTCTCTCAAGAGAAAGTCGATGCAATCTTCCGTGCAGCATCTCTAGCAGCTAACCACGCTCGTATCCCGCTAGCACAGCAAGCGGTTGAAGAGTCTGGCATGGGTATTGTTGAAGATAAGGTTATCAAAAACCACTTTGCTTCAGAGTTCATCTACAACAAATACAAGGACGAAAAAACGTGTGGCATCCTAGAAGAGGATGACAACCTAGGTACAATGACTATCGCAGAACCAGTAGGTATTATCTGTGGTATCGTACCAACAACTAACCCAACTTCTACTGCGATTTTCAAATCTCTAATCTCTCTAAAAACTCGTAACGGCATCATCTTCTCGCCACACCCACGTGCGAAAAACTCAACGAACGATGCAGCTAAACTGGTTCTAGACGCAGCAGTAGCAGCGGGCGCTCCAAAAGACATCATCGGTTGGATTGACCAACCATCTGTAGAGCTTTCAAACGCTCTAATGAAGCACGACGACATCGCTCTTATCCTAGCTACTGGTGGTCCAGGCATGGTTAAAGCCGCTTACTCTTCTGGTAAGCCAGCAATCGGTGTAGGTGCGGGTAACGTTCCTGTTGTTATCGACGAAACTGCTGACGTTAAACGTGCAGTAGCTTCTATCCTAATGTCTAAGACGTTCGATAACGGCGTAGTATGTGCTTCTGAACAGGCTGCAATCGTAGTTGACGAAGTATACGACGAAGTGAAAGAGCGTTTCGCAACTCACAAAGCCGTTGTACTAAGCAAAGCTGACGCAGATAAAGTACGCAAAGTTCTTCTTATCGACGGCGCACTTAACGCGAAGATCGTTGGTCAGCCAGCAGCAGCAATCGCTGAGCTAGCGGGCGTTAAAGTTCCTGCAGACACTAAAGTTCTTGTTGGTGAAGGTCTAGGTAAAGTTTCTTACGACGACGCATTCGCTCACGAGAAACTATCTCCAACTCTAGGTCTATTCCGCGCGGACGACTTCGAAGACGCAGTTGCTCAAGCGGTAACTATGGTTGAAATCGGTGGTATCGGTCACACATCTGGCCTATACACTAACCAAGATACAAACGCAGATCGCATTCGTTACTTCGGTGACAAGCTAAAAACTGCACGTATTCTTGTAAACATCCCGACTACTCACGGTGGTATCGGTGACCTTTACAACTTCAACGTAGCACCTTCTCTAACTCTAGGTTGTGGTTCATGGGGTGGTAACTCTATCTCTGAGAACGTAGGTCCTAAGCACCTTATCAACAAGAAAACTGTAGCGAAGCGAGCTGAAAACATGTTGTGGCACAAACTACCTAAGTCTATCTACTTCCGTCGTGGTAGCCTTCCAATCGCTCTTGGCGACCTAGAAGGTAAGAAACGCGCATTCCTAGTTACTGACCGTTTCCTATTCAACAACGGTTACGCTGACGAAGTAGTGAAACTACTTAAAGCTCAAGGCATCGAAGTTCAAGTATTCTTCGACGTAGAAGCGGATCCAACACTATCTGTTGTTGAGAAAGGTGCTGAAGCAATGAAGAGCTTCCAGCCAGACGTTATCCTAGCACTAGGTGGCGGTTCTCCAATGGATGCAGCTAAGATCATGTGGGTAATGTACGAGCACCCAGAAACGCACTTCGCTGAACTAGCAATGCGCTTCATGGATATCCGTAAACGTATCTACAAGTTCCCTAAAATGGGTAAAAAAGCTGAGCTTGTTTGTATCACTACAACTTCAGGTACGGGTTCAGAGGTTACTCCATTCGCGGTTGTTACCGACGACAAGACAGGTGCTAAGTACCCACTAGCTGACTACGAAATCACGCCAAACATGGCTATCGTTGATGCTAACCTAGTAATGAACATGCCTAAATCTCTAACAGCGTTCGGTGGTTACGATGCAGTAACTCACGCTCTAGAAGCTTACGTATCAGTTCTTGCTAACGAATACTCAGATGGTCAGGCTCTACAAGCGCTTAAGATGCTTAAAGAGTACCTACCTTCAAGCTACGCGAATGGTGCAAACGACCCAATCGCTCGTGAAAAAGTACACAACGCAGCAACTATCGCTGGTGTGGCATTTGCGAACGCATTCCTAGGTGTTTGTCACTCTATGGCTCACAAGATTGGTGCTGAGTTCCACCTACCACACGGTCTGGCGAACGCACTACTAATCTCTAACGTTGTTCGTTACAACGCGAACGACAACCCAACTAAGCAAACTGCGTTCTCTCAATACGACCGTCCACAAGCACGCCGTCGTTACGCTGAAGTTGCTGACCACCTAGGCCTAAGCCAAGAAGGTGACCGCACTGCTCAGAAGATTGAACGTCTACTAGCATGGTTGGATGAGCTAAAAGGCAACCTAGACATTCCAATGTCTATCCAAGCGGCAGGTGTTTCTGAAGCGGACTTCGTAGCGAAACTAGACGAGCTAGCTGTTGAAGCATTCGATGACCAGTGTACAGGTGCTAACCCACGTTACCCTCTAATCACTGAGCTAAAAGAAGTTCTACTAGCGTCTTACTACGGTAAAGCATTTGTTGAAGGTGAAACTTTCGAAGGTACTACAGTTATCAAGAAGAAAGCAGACCAAGAAGCAGCAAAAGCAGCGCCTAAAGCTAAGAAAGCAAAAGCTGAAGCATAA
- a CDS encoding YchE family NAAT transporter: MQTFEIAIFLQFFLGLVAAVNPVGIMPVFVSLTGHMTQEEKNKTAVTANLAVAIILVVSLMAGQMLLDMFSISLDSFRVAGGLLLLSIAFSMMSGKLGEDKQNKQEKSEYVSREQIGVVPLAMPLMAGPGAISSTIVYGSRYPGMFDTVGIIVTIVLFALCTWLLFRSAPLIVRFLGQTGINVITRIMGLILGALGIEFIANGLRNLFPGLA, from the coding sequence ATGCAAACGTTCGAAATCGCAATCTTTTTGCAGTTTTTTCTCGGCTTAGTCGCAGCAGTTAACCCTGTTGGCATCATGCCTGTGTTCGTATCTTTGACCGGTCATATGACTCAAGAAGAGAAAAACAAAACGGCTGTTACCGCTAATTTAGCAGTGGCTATTATTTTGGTTGTCTCTTTAATGGCAGGCCAAATGCTGCTCGATATGTTTAGTATTTCACTAGATTCGTTTCGCGTGGCAGGTGGCTTGCTGCTGCTAAGTATCGCCTTCTCGATGATGAGCGGTAAGCTCGGTGAAGATAAGCAGAACAAACAAGAAAAGTCGGAGTACGTTAGCCGCGAGCAGATTGGTGTTGTGCCATTAGCCATGCCCCTTATGGCAGGCCCTGGTGCAATCAGCTCAACGATTGTCTATGGCTCTCGCTACCCGGGAATGTTTGATACCGTCGGCATCATAGTCACTATTGTACTGTTCGCTCTGTGTACATGGCTGCTGTTCCGCTCTGCACCACTTATCGTGCGATTCCTAGGTCAAACAGGCATTAACGTCATCACGCGTATTATGGGTCTTATTCTAGGCGCTCTTGGCATTGAGTTTATTGCTAACGGCTTACGCAATCTCTTCCCAGGGTTAGCCTAA